The Neodiprion virginianus isolate iyNeoVirg1 chromosome 5, iyNeoVirg1.1, whole genome shotgun sequence genome contains a region encoding:
- the LOC124306133 gene encoding NADH dehydrogenase [ubiquinone] flavoprotein 1, mitochondrial — protein MAGVLARCTRIPRRQLGLVGTFLNAQQPKTYSNAPPEGKKVGGNLSDEDRIFTNLYGRHDWRLKGSLQRGDWYKTKEILDKGADWIINEIKVSGLRGRGGAGFPSGMKWSFMNKPSDGRPKYLVVNADEGEPGTCKDREILRHDPHKLVEGCLIAGRAMGACAAYIYIRGEFYNEASNLQVAIAEAYQAGLIGKNSCGSGYDFDIFVQRGAGAYICGEETALIESIEGKQGKPRLKPPFPADVGLFGCPTTVTNVETVAVSPTICRRGGTWFASFGRPRNSGTKLYNISGHVNNPCTVEEEMSVPLKELIEKHAGGVIGGWDNLLGVIPGGSSTPIIPKTVCDEVLMDFDDLVRVQSSFGTAAVIVMNKQTDVIKAIARLISFYKHESCGQCTPCREGINWMYKIMWRFVEGNAEEHEIDMLWEISKQIELHTICALGDGAAWPVQGLIRHFRPEIESRIQKFKCVAAN, from the exons ATGGCGGGTGTCCTCGCTAGGTGTACTCGAATACCGAGGAGGCAGTTAG GCCTCGTCGGAACATTCCTCAACGCTCAGCAGCCCAAAACTTATTCGAATGCTCCACCGGAGGGAAAG AAAGTTGGAGGAAATCTATCTGACGAGGATAGGATATTCACCAATCTTTACGGTCGTCATGACTGGAGGTTGAAGGGATCGCTGCAGCGTGGTGACTGGTACAAGACGAAGGAGATCCTGGACAAGGGAGCAGACTGGATCATAAACGAGATCAAAGTGTCCGGTCTTCGTGGTCGAGGCGGCGCAGGTTTCCCATCTGGCATGAAATGGTCCTTCATGAACAAGCCGTCGGATGGTAGGCCCAAATATTTGGTGGTCAACGCAGACGAGGGAGAGCCAGGGACCTGCAAGGACAGGGAAATCCTGAGGCACGATCCTCACAAGCTTGTCGAGGGCTGCCTTATCGCAGGGAGAGCTATGGGTGCCTGTGCTGCTTACATTTATATTCGTGGGGAATTCTACAACGAAGCATCGAATCTCCAGGTCGCCATTGCTGAAGCCTACCAAGCTGGCTTGATCGGCAAGAATTCTTGTGGATCGGGATACGACTTTGATATCTTCGTTCAGAGGGGAGCTGGAGCATACATTTGTGGTGAAGAAACTGCTCTCATCGAGTCCATCGAAGGTAAACAAGGAAAGCCCAGGCTAAAACCACCCTTCCCTGCTGATGTCGGACTCTTTGGATGTCCCACTACAGTGACCAATGTCGAGACTGTCGCTGTTTCACCT ACAATCTGTAGGCGCGGTGGCACCTGGTTCGCGTCATTCGGTCGTCCTCGTAACAGCGGTACCAAGTTATACAACATATCCGGCCACGTGAACAATCCATGCACAGTTGAGGAGGAGATGTCGGTGCCGTTGAAGGAGCTAATCGAAAAGCACGCTGGCGGCGTCATCGGAGGCTGGGATAATCTGCTGGGCGTCATTCCTGGTGGATCGTCGACACCGATAATCCCAAAAAC AGTCTGCGACGAGGTGCTGATGGACTTCGATGACCTCGTCCGCGTCCAGAGCTCCTTCGGAACCGCTGCCGTCATCGTCATGAATAAGCAGACTGATGTCATCAAGGCCATCGCTCGTTTGATCAGCTTCTACAAACACGAGTCATGCGGACAATGCACTCCTTGCAGAGAGGGTATCAACTGGATGTACAAAATAATGTGGAG ATTTGTCGAGGGTAACGCGGAGGAACACGAGATCGATATGTTGTGGGAAATAAGCAAGCAAATCGAACTTCATACGATTTGCGCGCTTGGCGACGGTGCCGCGTGGCCGGTTCAGGGGCTGATCAGGCACTTTAGACCGGAAATTGAAAGTCGTATACAAAAGTTCAAGTGCGTGGCTGCAAATTAA
- the LOC124306136 gene encoding trafficking protein particle complex subunit 1 has protein sequence MTVHNLYIFSRNCTLLYYAEWNRLNKSGMTKEEEAKLMYGMLFSIKSFINKISPLDPKDGFLHYKTSKYTLNYLETPSGLKFVLNTDNSAQNVRGLLQQLYSQIYVEYVIKNPLCQLNEPIQSELFKNKLDELVKSSPYF, from the coding sequence ATGACGGTTCATAACCTATACATATTCTCGCGTAATTGCACCCTCTTGTATTACGCGGAATGGAACCGTTTGAATAAGTCCGGAATGacgaaggaggaggaggctaAGCTGATGTACGGAATGCTGTTTTCGATAAAATCGTTCATAAACAAAATATCGCCGTTGGACCCGAAGGACGGTTTCCTCCACTACAAAACGAGCAAGTACACGTTGAACTATTTGGAAACACCGTCAGGGTTGAAATTCGTCCTGAACACCGACAACTCGGCGCAGAACGTTAGGGGTCTGCTTCAGCAGCTTTACAGCCAGATTTACGTCGAGTATGTGATTAAGAATCCACTTTGTCAATTGAACGAACCGATACAGAGCGAACTCTTCAAAAACAAGCTTGACGAGTTGGTCAAGTCATCGCCTTACTTTTGA
- the LOC124305597 gene encoding putative leucine-rich repeat-containing protein DDB_G0290503 → MGDLLTDAEKCGRALTEMKSALRERDELRSQNREQSCLLADQEEEIQRLVLLVRSLSAKHEGLQVRRSGREKSSKHNNSLKLYEQVKMKGTIESMRLEIDEKNCKICECEAQLSSVEKEVDCLNVKLKNSLNSMDEFKIAYQDACNCADLDRDIYSQAKSALCKLNQTMTELKEYKLERENLLRQIEEMKYNKNHINNNLNRFCCQNFIAAENEIRRKGDVGDLGILDLRKRKCALREELEEVEKELQDRLGNRGREAVGLDEDLDVVASAKRTINRLNNAMLDLDAWEYEKASMQETIERLKIQVSTLSGKEENGDGENVERRIVDQASNSLAKLSRLFAELKQYQMEREVMQNKIKNLTEALKDSRSAEGCKGITMLKERLRDLRIENEKERLVHAENIKSLQARLEEAENTSGCSGVKALRQKLRESLQATGTDVKVDQALAIHVKKSIERLENLSKEIKEVDEERVEIVKEIAKQQEEIQVRNVEIMRLKKQVAQETAKRRGEGDRAEEGLQELEGTRNELVEKIRTIQELEDQLQSWQFQLLGSNKEQASLKQRIKAMEDEKIELLARNDEMAKKLESADTEMSSLISKVTSSERIRANLNQLEAQYFKWHTNLVIHGLFHRLLSLQSKNEKLIGEVATLKGILSERNNDIEALIDKRAKESETTERNAAVYEMKLATCRKEFDRVFRANKSLTAKLVEAEGKISDMNKLISEFEGDRAKLEQVSNLQREITKLTKDKRKLESELRGSKNQLGSLEASNKKLEEDLNRVFDDNEGLKLEIEKLHGENVRLSSELVGEVSAREKLARLPDKLTNDISALKQRLHSTEVRASNILQDLQNRIEQLQTKRNEDAVLINELQRQNKFQNEKVSICDEKLAVLEKANSELKNELNKRLEEIKKLSVKLRSIEALEKSSQFMVTKGDNKDVNDESNNQIVPDNEKTSHKLDTVAELTCRLNHAENENKQRQTEMQKLQCDVKSKNAEINSLRENIKSLAEERDALNEIIKNKEIQNSQRLQAVKMTYEGTLKVLYENHNESIARLQTQYEDAIKDSDYFDPESWLRSLSSKELAELHDRICMTISCSISNEQSKPDNSESSVTSLQRNYQQDLNEKHQLNKRIATLENEIVQIEQEARQKVYELEIVIEQEKKRSQEMSEMVAKEQLRNAELQRRLTLSGGVSSKNQLSDGKTSNISIERSKSIQLDGSAESEKDILRRQSAYNQDRADNYGVLLEQQRKIVKNLEMELMDGSPKEKVFDWRKKNFIHQCSTYKKYEND, encoded by the exons ATGGGCGATCTGTTAACGGACGCAGAGAAATGCGGTCGAGCGTTGACGGAGATGAAATCGGCGCTGCGAGAGCGTGACGAACTGCGAAGTCAAAACCGAGAGCAGAGCTGTTTGCTGGCGGACCAAGAGGAAGAGATACAGCGGTTGGTGCTGCTGGTCAGAAGTCTGTCGGCGAAGCACGAGGGCCTGCAGGTAAGAAGGAGtggaagagaaaaatcgtCTAAACACAATAACAGCCTCAAACTTTACGAGCAGGTAAAGATGAAGGGAACAATCGAGAGCATGCGGCTAGAGATAGACGAGAAAAACTGCAAGATATGCGAATGCGAGGCACAGCTTTCGTCCGTGGAGAAAGAGGTCGACTGCCTCAACGTCAAGCTGAAGAACAGCCTGAACAGCATGGACGAGTTCAAGATCGCCTATCAGGATGCCTGCAACTGCGCAGACCTGGACCGAGACATTTACTCGCAGGCTAAGAGCGCCCTTTGCAAACTAAACCAGACAATGACGGAACTCAAGGAGTATAAATTGGAGAGGGAGAACCTGCTGCGACAGATCGAGGAAATGAAGTACAACAAAAACCACATTAACAATAACCTCAACAGATTCTGCTGTCAGAATTTTATCGCAGCGGAAAATGAGATACGCAGAAAAGGTGACGTCGGCGATTTGGGGATCCTGGATTTGCGGAAACGAAAATGTGCGTTGCGGGAAGAGCTTGAGGAGGTAGAAAAGGAGCTTCAAGATCGACTGGGAAATCGTGGTCGGGAAGCCGTTGGATTGGACGAGGACCTGGACGTCGTGGCGTCAGCGAAACGGACGATAAATCGACTGAATAACGCGATGCTGGACCTGGACGCATGGGAGTACGAAAAGGCCAGTATGCAGGAGACGATAGAACGGTTGAAAATTCAGGTATCGACGTTGAGCGGAAAAGAGGAAAACGGAGACGGTGAGAACGTCGAGAGACGCATCGTCGACCAGGCCTCAAACTCGCTGGCGAAGCTAAGCCGACTGTTTGCGGAGCTCAAGCAGTACCAAATGGAACGTGAAGTAATGCAGAACAAAATCAAGAACCTTACCGAAGCTTTGAAGGATTCGCGATCGGCAGAGGGGTGCAAGG GAATAACAATGCTTAAGGAACGGCTGCGCGATCTGCGTATTGAAAACGAGAAGGAGCGCTTGGTGCATGCCGAGAACATAAAAAGCTTGCAGGCGAGACTGGAAGAGGCCGAAAACACGTCGGGCTGTTCGGGTGTTAAAGCTCTGAGACAGAAACTGCGGGAGTCGCTGCAGGCTACCGGCACAGACGTAAAGGTCGATCAAGCTCTGGCGATTCACGTGAAGAAGTCGATCGAGAGGCTCGAAAATTTATCGAAGGAGATCAAAG AGGTCGACGAAGAGCGCGTCGAGATTGTTAAAGAGATTGCCAAGCAGCAGGAAGAGATTCAGGTTAGGAACGTGGAGATTATGAGACTAAAGAAGCAGGTGGCTCAGGAAACTGCGAAGCGTCGAGGTGAAGGAGATCGCGCTGAGGAAGGCCTGCAGGAGCTTGAGGGGACGCGGAACGAACTTGTAGAGAAAATCAGAACCATACAGGAGCTCGAGGACCAGCTTCAGTCCTGGCAGTTTCAGTTACTTGGATCTAACAAGGAGCAAGCTTCACTGAAACAGCGAATAAAAGCAATGGAAGACGAGAAAATCGAACTCCTTGCTCGTAACGATGAGATGGCGAAGAAGCTCGAGTCAGCAGACACCGAAATGTCCTCCCTTATAAGTAAAGTCACTTCATCCGAAAGGATTCGCGCAAATTTGAACCAACTCGAAGCTCAG tatttcAAATGGCACACTAATCTTGTGATCCATGGTCTATTTCACAGATTGCTGTCACTGCAAAGCAAAAACGAGAAACTGATTGGAGAGGTAGCGACATTGAAGGGTATTTTATCTGAGAGGAATAACGATATAGAAGCGTTGATTGATAAGAGAGCAAAGGAGAGTGAGACGACAGAGCGTAACGCAGCTGTGTACGAGATGAAATTAGCGACGTGTCGGAAAGAATTTGACCGAGTATTCCGAGCGAACAAAAGTTTGACCGCAAAGCTGGTCGAGGCGGAGGGCAAGATTAGCGACATGAACAAATTGATATCCGAATTCGAAGGAGATCGAGCAAAGCTGGAACAGGTATCGAACCTGCAGCGTGAAATAACGAAGCTGACGAAGGACAAGCGCAAGCTCGAAAGCGAGCTACGGGGCTCGAAAAATCAGCTCGGATCGCTGGAGGCCTCGAACAAGAAACTGGAGGAGGACCTGAACCGCGTCTTTGACGACAATGAGGGCCTCAAGCTCGAGATCGAGAAGCTCCACGGCGAGAATGTCAGGCTGTCGTCTGAGCTAGTCGGCGAAGTTTCGGCCAGGGAAAAGCTCGCCAGACTTCCCGATAAGCTCACCAACGACATTTCAGCCCTCAAACAGCGACTCCATTCCACCGAAGTTCGAGCCTCCAACATTCTTCAGGATCTTCAGAACAGGATCGAACAACTTCAGACCAAACGCAACGAGGACGCTGTTCTCATCAACGAACTTCAGCGACAGAATAAATTCCAGAACGAGAAG GTGTCAATCTGCGATGAGAAATTGGCGGTTCTGGAAAAGGCGAACAGTGAATTGAAGAACGAGTTGAATAAGCGActggaagaaataaaaaaactcaGTGTAAAGCTGAGGAGTATTGAAGCTCTGGAGAAAAGCAGTCAGTTCATGGTGACTAAAGGGGATAACAAGGATGTCAACGACGAATCGAATAATCAAATTGTTCCGGATAATGAGAAGACCAGCCACAAGCTCGATACAGTGGCGGAATTAACGTGCCGGCTCAATCACGCCGAGAATGAGAACAAGCAAAGGCAAACTGAGATGCAGAAGCTTCAGTGCGACGTAAAGTCGAAAAACGCCGAAATAAATTCACTAAGAGAAAATATCAAGTCGCTTGCCGAGGAAAGGGACGCCCTTAACGAAATTATCAAG aaCAAGGAGATCCAGAACAGTCAGAGATTACAGGCTGTGAAAATGACTTACGAAGGGACTCTGAAGGTGCTGTATGAAAACCACAACGAGAGTATCGCGAGGCTTCAGACACAGTACGAGGACGCGATTAAGGACAGTGACTATTTCGACCCCGAAAGCTGGTTGCGG TCATTGAGTTCGAAAGAGCTCGCCGAGCTTCACGATCGGATCTGCATGACAATTTCTTGCTCGATATCAAATGAGCAGTCTAAACCAGACAATTCGGAATCATCGGTAACCAGTTTGCAACGAAATTACCAACAGGATCTGAACGAGAAACATCAACTCAACAAGAGGATAGCTACTCTCGAGAATGAGATTGTTCAAATTGAGCAAGAGGCTCGTCAAAAAG TGTACGAACTCGAGATAGTGATTGAGCAGGAGAAGAAGCGGTCTCAAGAAATGTCGGAAATGGTGGCAAAAGAGCAGCTGAGAAATGCAGAATTGCAGAGGCGGCTGACGTTGTCAGGAGGCGTTTCTAGTAAGAATCAGTTATCCGATGGGAAGACTAGTAATATTAGTATCGAAAGAAGCAAATCGATACAACTCGATGGAAGTGCCGAGTCAGAAAAAGACATTTTGCGTCGTCAGTCCGCCTACAATCAGGATCGAGCTGATAATTACGG AGTGTTATTGGAGCAGCAACGGAAAATAGTAAAGAATCTCGAAATGGAACTGATGGACGGTTCGCCGAAGGAGAAAGTG TTCGATTGGCGcaagaagaatttcattcacCAGTGCAGCACGTataaaaagtatgaaaatgattaa
- the LOC124304843 gene encoding zinc finger protein 648-like: MDITETFAPGGGNEDLGKTDFFDFVVSPAPHGPSGDGVSDEEGFLHRSACRSIGVSFLDGPRHQDTHDLRHDLHGSPFVKETNNNTLTALPPVSTITGSLTHHHHQHHNNRSHSCPTQQSVDVTMQEQPSTDCDYWGDEGKEQTCSIFLEDLSKYNCWSTGSNSGHGQSHDSIVQGEAAGRGCSGSHRQNTDGAIYTLTVLNNDANSMDALDCCKSPPPPSTDSWPLRPNLDLDAILNLDPANDHEHETVTENSRRESFHIIPVAGMGSQYSTDDSGFVESKELCVRGGQTPAHQTGDNNNDWKLSDQNHLPEGGSTGDSAESLLRSALQGKLYSGASSQAVSSSSSTTSQTPSLALQGTTSGTPHVQIIADHQPADETMHPCTEEDLLLSQLDATTYRPGDYEKLKSIANEVVEYCRIEPVCNVSATTTVMYTLDPASGSLGTITLPADLSQMGTVTVVTAGGQQDTVIGQPQTGVRTETETAPSQIQISPTRAAPASTSGTTKPTKKYMRRVNRNGSGGGAAAGGAGSANGTQQQGGGSPGSVQRKERSLHYCSICSKGFKDKYSVNVHIRTHTGEKPFACSLCGKSFRQKAHLAKHYQTHVAQKPAGVAAPPTPAPTPPASTAASVQNTPASTPANGSPAASVSDANSASRSQSSNDQNPNSCNSSTS; the protein is encoded by the coding sequence ATGGATATAACGGAGACGTTCGCGCCGGGCGGAGGAAACGAGGACCTTGGCAAGACGGATTTCTTCGACTTTGTCGTGTCGCCTGCTCCGCACGGGCCGTCGGGAGACGGAGTTTCGGACGAGGAAGGCTTCCTGCACCGTTCCGCGTGCCGCAGCATAGGCGTGAGTTTCCTAGACGGTCCACGGCACCAGGACACGCACGATTTACGACACGATCTCCACGGCTCACCGTTCGTCAAGGAGACGAACAACAACACGCTGACGGCGCTGCCACCGGTATCTACGATCACCGGCTCGCTGAcgcaccaccaccaccaacaCCACAACAACAGAAGCCACAGCTGCCCGACGCAGCAGAGCGTCGACGTCACGATGCAGGAGCAGCCGTCAACAGACTGCGATTACTGGGGCGACGAGGGCAAGGAGCAGACCTGTAGCATATTCCTGGAGGACCTTAGCAAGTACAACTGCTGGTCGACAGGCAGCAACTCGGGCCACGGCCAGAGCCACGACTCGATAGTTCAGGGTGAGGCCGCGGGGCGTGGCTGCTCCGGGTCCCATCGGCAGAACACCGATGGTGCAATCTATACCTTGACGGTACTGAACAACGACGCAAACTCGATGGACGCCCTCGACTGCTGCAAGAGCCCGCCGCCGCCGTCGACGGACTCTTGGCCACTGCGGCCGAACCTCGATCTCGACGCAATCCTGAACCTCGACCCTGCCAACGATCACGAACACGAAACCGTTACGGAGAACTCGCGACGCGAGAGTTTCCACATCATTCCTGTAGCCGGAATGGGCTCTCAGTACTCGACCGACGACAGCGGTTTCGTCGAGAGCAAGGAGCTCTGTGTCAGGGGTGGACAGACTCCGGCCCACCAGACCGgcgacaacaacaacgactGGAAGCTCTCGGACCAGAACCACCTGCCGGAGGGCGGAAGTACCGGCGACTCCGCCGAGAGCCTCCTGCGCAGTGCGCTTCAGGGAAAACTCTACTCTGGCGCGTCCTCCCAGGCCGTGTCTTCGTCCTCATCGACAACCTCCCAGACTCCGAGTCTGGCGCTCCAGGGAACGACGTCCGGCACCCCCCACGTCCAGATCATCGCCGACCACCAGCCCGCCGACGAGACGATGCACCCCTGTACCGAAGAAGACCTCCTCCTCTCACAGCTCGATGCGACAACCTACCGACCTGGTGACTACGAGAAGCTGAAGAGTATAGCGAACGAGGTCGTTGAGTACTGCAGGATCGAGCCGGTCTGCAACGTCTCCGCGACAACAACGGTCATGTATACCCTGGACCCAGCCAGCGGGAGCCTTGGAACGATCACACTTCCGGCTGATTTGAGCCAGATGGGAACCGTGACCGTGGTCACAGCTGGGGGGCAGCAGGACACCGTCATAGGGCAACCGCAAACCGGTGTCAGGACCGAAACTGAAACCGCCCCGAGTCAGATTCAAATTTCCCCAACGCGAGCGGCACCGGCATCGACTTCCGGTACGACCAAGCCTACCAAGAAGTACATGAGGCGGGTGAACAGGAACGGTAGCGGAGGTGGCGCCGCGGCCGGTGGAGCTGGGAGCGCGAACGGCACGCAGCAACAGGGCGGCGGGTCGCCGGGAAGCGTTCAGCGCAAAGAACGTTCACTCCACTACTGCAGCATATGCAGCAAGGGCTTTAAGGACAAGTATAGCGTCAATGTTCACATCCGGACGCACACCGGGGAAAAACCCTTCGCTTGCTCGCTCTGCGGTAAGAGCTTCAGGCAGAAAGCGCACCTCGCTAAGCACTACCAGACTCACGTCGCGCAAAAGCCGGCCGGTGTTGCGGCCCCACCGACGCCAGCGCCAACACCACCAGCGTCGACCGCGGCGAGCGTGCAAAACACGCCTGCGTCCACTCCGGCTAACGGAAGTCCCGCGGCCTCCGTATCGGACGCTAATTCCGCGAGCAGGAGCCAGAGCAGTAACGATCAGAACCCCAATTCGTGCAATTCCAGCACCAGCTAA